Within Methyloversatilis discipulorum, the genomic segment TCCGTCCTGACGTCGAAACGGTGTTCCTGACGCCGGCCGATCAGTACATGTTCATCTCGGCCACGATGGTCCGGGAAATCGCCTCACTGGGCGGTGATGTCAGCAAGTTCGTGCAGCCCTCGGTGCTGGCGCGGATAGGCGACAAGGTTGAAGCAATGCGTGGAGGCAAATGAAGTGTCTTTGATAATCACCGACGAATGCATCAACTGCGATGTGTGCGAGCCGGAATGCCCGAACGGGGCGATTTCGCAGGGACCGGAAATCTATGTGATCGATCCGTCCAAGTGCACCGAGTGCGTCGGCCACTTCGACGAGCCGCAGTGCCAGCAGGTCTGTCCGGTCGATTGCATTCCGCTGGATCCGAACCACAAGGAAACCCGCGAGCAGCTGCTGGAGAAGTACAACCACCTTACCGCCAAGGCCTGACGTTCGACGGCCCCGGCGTGCTCAGGCTGCCGCGGCCGAGATGACCCGCAGCACCGGCGCCTTCAGCGCCGAATCGAGCGCGCTTTCGAGACGCGCCAGTTCTTCGAGCTGTTGATCGATGGCTGCGCCGGTCTGGCGCAATTCCTCGATCCGCTCTTCCAGCGTGTCGGTCGCTTCGTGAATGCGTTTCACGCTTTCCAGCCGGCGCTTGAGCTGCTTCTGGTGTTCGCGCACCTGGTTTTCGAGCGGCGCCATGATGGCGCGCAGCCAGTGTTCGACGTCGCGGTTCACCACTTCCATGTGCTTGCGCACCTGCACGGCGACGGTTTCGAAGAAGCGCTGCGTGAGCTGGCGCTTTTCGGTGGTGAGCATGTTCAGCCAGGTGTTGAACTGCTGGTGGAAGGCCTTTTCCAGCCGGGTGATGTCCTTCTCGTAACGATGGACCGAGAAGGGTACCGGCACGCCGAGCCGCAGGTCGTGCTCGGTCGAGAAGCGCTGGTACATCGCTTCCATCATGCGGAAGATTTCATCCACGCTGGCGGCAGAGCGGGTCAGGCTGTCGCGCACGTCGTCGAAGAAGGCGTTCATCGCGTCGCGCAGCTGCAGCGAAAAGTTGGCTGCCTCCATCTGTTCGCGCGTGTGGTTCGTGCGTGCGCGCAGCGCGTCCATGCCGAGGTGGCCGAACAGCACATTGGTCTGCGACGAGAACACGTTGCGCGTGGCATAGAAGCGTTCGAGGCCGCGTTCGAATTCCTCCTTTTCCGCCCGCACCCGCTTCAGCATGTACTGGATGACACCGCGGTTCTTGCCGCGCAGGTCGGAGAACTCGGCCAGCTGGTCGTCGATGCTGCGCCGGCGTCCGGCCAGCACTTCGCGCGTGCGGCCGATCAGCTCGCGTGCGTCCTTGTCGACGGCGGCGCCGACGATGTCGCGCTTGGCTGGCAGCAGATCCTCGACCAGTGCGCGTTCGAGCTGCGGCAGGCGGCTGCGCGCAAGCAGCGCGCCGTCTTGCTGGATGCGGGCCAGCAGCCCCTTCTGCGCCGATACCGGAAACACGCGCGACTCCGGAATGTCCAGCGTGGCCGCACAGGAGGCGATCTGGCGGGTGATTTCCGATTCGATCTGGGTTTCAGTGCGCAGGCCGTCCCACAGGCTGTCCATCTTGTTCAGCACGGCGATGCGGCCCTGACGCGACCCGCCGGCCGCGGTGACGTGCGTCTTCCAGACGCCGAGGTCGCTCTGCGTGACGCCGGTGTCCATACCGAGCACGAACAGCACGGCGTGTGCAGACGGCAGCAGCGACAGCGTCAGTTCAGGTTCTGCGCCGATCGCGTTCAGGCCCGGGGTGTCGAGGATGACCAGCCCCTGGCGCAGCAGCGGGTGCGGCAGGTTGATGATGGCGTGGCGCCAGGCCGGCACCTCGACCATGCCCTGTGCATCGGGTTGCAGGCCATTCTCGCCGCTCAGGTCGATGCGGAAGCCAAGTGCTTCGGCTTCGCCGATAGCCACGCGGCGCTGTTCGCTGACGCGTCCGAGCGCCTGCTGCATCGCGGCCGTCAAGGTGGTATCGAGGTCGATCCGCTTCCATGCGCCCGGTTGTGACTTCAGGTCGGACACCGTGGTGGTGCCGCGCCGGGTGTCGATCGGCAGCAGATCTATGCAGGCCGGGCGGGCGCCGTCGTACATCAGTTCGGTCGGGCACATCGTGGTACGGCCCGAGCTGGACGGCAGCACGCGCGCGCCCTGGTCGCCGAAGAAGATGGCATTGATCAGTTCGGACTTGCCGCGCGAGAACTCGGCGACGAAGGCGACGACCAGACGGTCGTCGCGCAGCTTCTGCAGCAGCTGTTCGATGCACAGATCGTTGTGGCTGTCGTTCAGGTTGCTTTCGAACAGCCAGCCGCGCAGACGCACGATGGTCTGCTCGACCCGCGTACGCCAGGCGCCATATGCCGACAATTCCTCCTGCATGCCCATCGCCGTCTCCTCCACGCAAATGTCAATCTAGCACAGGCGCTGCGCGCTATCGCTGGCAGGTCGGGCAGAAGAAGGTCGAACGTCCGCCCATCCGGCGGTTGCGCACAGCCGTGCCGCATACGCGGCAGGGCTGGCCGTCCCGTCCGTAGACGAAATAGGACTGCTGGAAATAGCCCGGTTCGCCATCGGCATGCATGAAGTCGCGCAGCGTGCTGCCGCCGGCGTCGAGCGCGTCGCGCAGCGTGGCGCGGATTTCGTCGTACAGGCGCGCGCACTGCGGACGCGTCAGGCGCCGGGCCGCCATGCCCGGGCGCAGGCGCGCGCGGAACAGGCTTTCCGAGGCGTAGATGTTGCCGACGCCGACCACCACCGCGCTGTCCATGATGGCCAGCTTGATCGCGCACTGCCGCCGCGTCAGTGCGGCGTGCAGCCCGGCGGCGCTGAAATCGTCGCCCAGCGGTTCGGGACCGAGGCCGGCGAGCAGCGGGTGGGTCGCGTCGGCCCCCTCGTGCCACAGCACGGCGCCGAAGCGGCGTGGGTCGCGCAGCCGCAGCACGCGGTCGCCGAAGACGATGTCGACGTGATCGTGCGTGGCCGCCGGCACGTCGCGATCGAGCACGCGCAGGCTGCCGGACATGCCGAGGTGCAGGATGAGCGTGCCACGGTCGAAGCGCAGCAGCAGGTATTTGGCCCGGCGGTCGATGTCGCGCAGCGTCTGGCCGGGCAGCATGGCGGGCAGGTCGGCGGGGACCGGCCAGCGCAGCCGGGCGTTGCGGAGGGTGACCGCGGTCGCCACGTGCCCGGTCAAGGGCGCGGCAATGCCGCGGCGCGTTACTTCGACTTCGGGCAGTTCGGGCATCGGAAAGGTGAGCCGCGGCACGGCGGCGGGGGTGCGTTTTGGAATAAGATCGAAGCCGTTTCCGGCATCGGCGCCGCATAGGGCGGTGCGCCGGGGGCGCTGCAACGAATTCTAGCCCTCACACTCAAAGGTCGTAAGCGCTTCAGTCCGTTGCGAAATCACCCTGGCCACTGGCGATCATGCCCATGACGACCCGACCCCTCCTGCTTGCAGTCCTTCTTCCCCTCGTGCTCGGCGCCTGCGCGCAGACCGCCAAGCGGCCGCCGGTGGCGGCTGCGCCGACCGAGGCACCGGCGGAATCCGCGCCGCCGCGCACGCCGCCTCTGCCCGAAATCGAACTGACGCGCCAGATCACCTACCAGCTGCTGCTCGGTGAGGTGGCGGCACAGCGCGGCGAGCTGGGTCTGTCGGCGTCGGCCTATATGGATCTGGCGCAATCGACCCGTGACCCGCGCATCGCCAAGCGCGCGGCCGAAATATCCGCCTTCAGTCGACAGAACGACATCGCGCTGCAGGCCACCCAGCTCTGGCTGGAACTCGATCCCGAATCGATACAGGCGCGGCAGATGCTGACCGGTCTGCTGGTCAATGCGAACCGGCCGCAGGAGCTCGAACCGCAACTCGCCAGCCTGCTCGCGCAGGAGGGCAACCAGATCGGCGAAAGCCTGCTGCGGCTCAACCGTGTGCTGGGGCGCCTGTCCGACAAGGCCGAGGTGCTGGCCATGGTCGATCGCCTGACCGAGCCCTATCTGCAGTACCCGGAGGCCTGGTTCGCGCGCTCGCAGGCGGCGATGCAGGCGCGCGAGCCCAAGCGGGCGCTGGCCGACGCGACCAAGGCGCACGACATGCGCCCGGAATGGGAACCCGGCCTGTTGCTGAAGGCGCAGGCCACTGCCGAGAGCGATCCGCACGCCGCGACCCGGCTGATGGGCGACTACCTGAAGAAGTATCCGCAGGCACGTGACGTGCGGCTGCAATATGCACGTTCGCTGGTGGCCGAACGCAATTTCCCGGAGGCGCGCAAGCAGTTCGAGAACATTCTCGGCGGCGCGCCGAACAATCCGGACGTCGTGTTCGCGGTCGGTGTGCTGGCGATGCAGATGCAGGACTACGCCGGCGCGCAGACCTATTTCAAGCGGCTGCTGACGCTGCGCTATCAGGACATGAACCTGATCAAGCTCTATCTCGGGCAGCTGGCCGAGGAGCTGAAGCAGCCGGACGAAGCGCTCGACTGGTACCGCCAGGTCGGGCAGGGCGACCACTACCTCGGCGCGCAGGGGCGTTACGTGCTGCTGCTCAGCCGCACCGGGCGACTCGACGAAGCGCGCGCTCATCTGCGCGATCTTGCCGCACGGCCGGGCGGCGACAAGGCGCGTTCCGCGCTGATGGAATTCCAGCTGCTGCGCGATGCGAACCGGGTCGAAGAAGGTTACGCCGTGCTCGAAGAGGCGCTGGTCGCGCAGCCGGACAATGCCGAACTGCTGTACGAGACGGCGATGATCGCTGAGCGGCAGAACCGCATCGAGGTCGCCGAACAGCGGCTGCGCCGGGTGATCGAGGTGAAACCGGATCATGCCCATGCCTACAACGCGCTCGGCTATTCGCTCGCCGATCGCAACATCCGCCTCGACGAGGCGCAGGCGCTGATCGCCAAGGGGCTTGAACTGGCGCCGGACGACCCCTTCATTCTCGACAGCATGGGCTGGGTGCTGTTCCGGCGTGGCGATCTGAACGGTGCCTTGACCTATCTGGAGCGCGCTTTCGCGATCCGACCCGATCCGGAAATCGCCGCTCACCTCGGCGAAGTGCAGTGGCTGCTCGGTCGTCGCGAGGACGCCGAGAAGCTGTGGCGCACGGTTGCTGCTCAGCACCCGGACAACGCTGCGCTGGAATCGACCATCAAACGCTACATCCCGTGATGCGGGCGCTGCTGTGTGCCGGCGCGCTGGCGCTGGCCGGTTGTGCCGCCCTGCCGCCGCCGGCTGTCGAAGATCCGCAGGTGCTGGCGCTGCGCGAGCGTGCGCGTGACGCGGTCAATCCCGCCTTTTCGCTGAGCGGGCGCTTCGTCGTGAAAGGGCCCGAACAGACCGCCTCGGCGGCGCTGGACTGGCAGCACGCGAAGGACCGCGACGAACTGCAGATCAACGGACCGCTCGGCAAGGTGCTGGCGCAGCTGGTGCGCGACGCGCAGGGCGTGCGCCTGATCGACGAGCGCCAGCGCGTCACCGAGGCGGCGACGCTCGACGAACTGTCGCGCGCGGTGTTCGGCGCCGAACTGCCGCTGTCGCGGGCCGCCTACTGGGTGACCGGCCGGCCGGGCAGCGCCGACGTGCGGTCGCGTGACGCCGCCGGCCGTGTCGCCGTGCTGACCGAACAGTCCTGGCGCGTCGAATTCACCGAATACGACGGCGACGGCCCGGACGCCCTGCCGCGGCAGATCGACGCCAGCGACGGCGAACACAGCTTCCGTCTGCGCATCGACGCCTGGTACCCGTTGCCGTGACTGCGCGTATCGACTGGCAGGTCTGGCTCGACGCACCGGCCAAGATCAATCTGTTCCTGCACGTGACCGGCCGCCGCCCGGATGGCTACCACCTGCTGCAGACCGCCTTCCGCTTCGTCGATTTCGGTGACCGCCTGCGCTTCTCGCCGCGAGACGACGGCGAGGTGAGGCGCGTCAACCCACTGCCCGGCGTGCCCGAGGCCGACGACCTGTGTGTGCGTGCCGCCCGCCTGCTGCAGGCGGAGACCGGCTGCCGGCGGGGTGCCGACATCGAACTGGACAAGCGGCTGCCGATGGGAGGCGGTCTCGGTGGCGGAAGTTCCGACGCGGCCACCGTGCTGATCGCGCTGAACCGCCTGTGGGAACTGGATCTGCCGCGCACGCAGCTGCAGGCGCTGGGGCTGCGGCTGGGCGCCGACGTGCCGGTGTTCGTGTTCGGCCGCGCCGCGTTTGCCGAGGGTGTCGGCGAGGTGCTGCAGCCGCTCGAACTGCTGCCGGCGGCCTATCTGGTCGTGGCGCCCGGCGTGTCGGTACCGACGCCACGGATTTTTGCCGACCCGGAATTGACACGAAATACCGAAGCTTGCACAATAGCGGACTTTGCTGCAGCGGCTGATTCGGCGGCGCTTTTCGGGCGCAACGATCTTGAGCCGGTCGCAGCGAGGCTGTACCCGGAAGTCAGGCAGGCCATCGACATGCTGGCGGCACTGGCCGGGCGCGGTGCGGTAAGAATGAGCGGTTCGGGCGCGTGCGTGTTTGTACAATGCGCGGATCTGCAGGCAGCACAGGATTTGATGAAGGCGTCGTCGGCATCGTGGCCGGCGGGCTGGCAGGGATTCGTTGCACAGGGGCTGGACGAGCACCCGCTGTACCGGATGTCTGCACAGGTTTGACACCGTGTGGCGCAGGCGCGCGACGCGGTCGATGCAGAGTTTGGGGAGTCGCCAAGTTGGTCAAGGCACCGGATTTTGATTCCGGCATTCGAAGGTTCGAATCCTTCCTCCTCAGCCAAATTTGATCGGGCGGGCCCGCAGGGAGTGCGGGCCTGCCCGATGTGTTTTCAGGGCAGCAGGCATGCCGACGGGTTGAAACCGGTCATCCGCCTGGAAAGAGCAGGACCGGTTCTCCCGGTTTCAATTCAGCAATCACCGAGTTTCGCGAGGCAGCATGGCTTACGACAGCCTGATGATCTTTACCGGCAACGCCAACCCCAAACTGGCGGCGGACGTTGCCAAGCGGCTCAACATGTCGCTCGGCCGCGCGCAGGTGGGCCGTTTCTCCGACGGCGAAGTCAACGTCGAAATCCTCGAGAACGTCCGGGGCAAGGACGTGTTCGTGCTGCAATCGACCTGTGCGCCGACCAACGACAGCCTGATGGAACTGGTCATCCTGGTCGATGCGCTGAAGCGCGCGTCGGCCGGTCGCATCACCGCGGCGATGCCCTATTTCGGCTACGCCCGCCAGGACCGTCGCCCGCGCAGCGCGCGCGTGCCGATCACCGCCAAGGTGGTGGCCAACATGCTGCAGGCCGTCGGTGTGCAGCGCCTGCTGACGGTGGACCTCCACGCCGACCAGATCCAGGGCTTCTTCGACATCCCGGTCGACAACATCTACGCCACGCCCATCCTGCTCGGCGACATCTGGAAGCAGGAGTATCCGAACCTGATGGCCGTTTCGCCCGACGTTGGCGGCGTGGTGCGCGCGCGCGCATTCGCCAAGCGCCTCGAGTGCGATCTGGCCATCATCGACAAGCGTCGCCCGAAGGCGAACGTGTCGGAAGTGATGAACATCATCGGCGACGTGACCGGCCGCACCTGCGTCATCATGGACGACATGGTCGACACCGCCGGCACGCTGTGCAAGGCGGCACAGGCGCTGAAGGAACACGGCGCCGCCCGCGTGCTCGCCTACTGTACCCACGCCGTGCTGTCCGGCGAGGCGGTCAATCGCATCCAGAATTCCGATCTCGACCAGCTGGTCGTGACCGACACCATCCCGCTGTCGCCGGCCGCCCAGGCCTGCGGCCGCATCCGTGTCGTGTCCATCGCCGAGCTGCTGGCCGAAACCCTGCTGCGCATCAGCAACGAGGAATCCGTTTCGTCCCTCTTCATGGAGTAATTGAAGCGGGACACCCCGGGTCGCCTGGTCGCGGGCGACCCTTCATCCACCAGGAGTCATCATGTCCATCGAAATGAACGTCAAGAAGCGCGATGCGCAGGGCACCGGAGCGAGCCGCCGCCTGCGTCGCGCCGACCAGGTCCCGGCCATCATCTACGGCGGCGACAAGCCCGCCACGCCGATCACGCTCGACCACAACGAAATCTTCCACGCCCTGCGCAAGGAAGCCTTCCACGCATCCGTGCTGACGCTGAACGTCGAAGGCACGAAGGAAACCGTGCTGCTGCGCGACACCCAGATGCACGCCTACAAGCTGCAGGTGCTGCACGTCGACTTCCAGCGCGTCGATGCCACGCACAAGCTGCACACCAAGGTGCCGTTCCACTTCGTCAATGCCGATGCGGCCCCGGGCGTCAAGCTGCAGGGTGGCATCGTGTCGCACGTGATGAACGAGCTGGACGTGCAGTGCCTGCCGAGCCAGCTGCCGGAATTCATCGAAGTCGACCTGTCCGGCCTGTCGGTCGGCCAGTCCATCCACGTGTCGCAGATCAAGCTGCCGGCCGGCGTCGAAGCGCTGACCCACGGCGCCGACCCGGTGATCGTTACGCTGACGCTGCCGCGCGGCGCCAAGGCTGACGAAGCCGCGGCCGAAGGCGGCGAAGAGAAGTAAGCACAGGCGATGTCCGGGAACGGTTCCAAAGCCGTGCCCCGGCTCGTCGTCGGACTGGGCAACCCCGGTCCGGACTATTCCGAAACCCGGCACAACGCCGGGTTTTGGTTTTGTGAGGGGCTGGCACGCAAGCTGGGCGTCACGCTCAACCGTGAAGCGCGATTCAATGGCTTCACCGGCTCGTCGCGTGCCGATGGCATCACGATACTGCTGCCGCAGACCTTCATGAACCGCTCCGGCCAGTCGGTCGGCGCGCTCGCCCGCTTCTTCCGCATCGCACCGGCTGAAATACTGGTGGTGCACGATGAACTCGACATCCAGCCAGGCGAACTGCGCCTGAAATTCGGCGGTGGCCTTGGCGGTCACAACGGACTGAAAGACATCAGCGCCCATCTGGCCACGCACGACTACTGGCGGCTGCGCATCGGCATCGGCCATCCGCGTCAGCTGGCACCGGGATCGGAAGTGGCCGACTATGTACTGCACCGTCCGCGCATCGAGGAACAGCGCGATATCGACGCCGCCATCGGGCGCGCGCTCGACGCCTGGCCGATGATTGCCGCCGGCGACTGGACGCGCGTGTCCACCCTGCTCAATGCGAAGCCCGGCGCCGGCAAGGCGCCCAAGAGTGCCTAATCAAGGAATCCAGACATGAGCCTAAAATGCGGCATCGTCGGCCTGCCCAACGTCGGCAAGTCCACCCTTTTCAATGCGCTCACCAAGGCCGGCATCGCCGCCGAGAACTACCCGTTCTGCACGATCGAGCCCAACGTCGGCATCGTCGAGGTGCCGGACCCGCGTCTGGCGCAGCTTTCCGAAATCGTGAAGCCGCAGAAGATACAGCCGGCCATCGTCGAATTCGTCGACATCGCCGGTCTGGTCGCCGGCGCCAGCAAGGGCGAAGGCCTCGGCAACCAGTTCCTCGCCAACATCCGCGAAACCGACGCCATCGTGAACGTGGTGCGCTGCTTCGACGACGAGAACGTGGTGCACGTGAATGGCCGCGTCGACCCGATCGCCGACATCGAAACTATCGTGACCGAACTGGCGCTGGCCGACCTTGCCGCCGTCGAGCGCACCATCGCGCGTGACACCAAGAAGGCGCGCGCCGGCGACAAGGACGCGGCCAAGCTGGTCGCCGTGCTGGAAAAGCTGCTGCCGCACCTGAATGAAGGCAAGCCGGCGCGCACGCTGAACCTGTCCGACGACGACAAGGCCATCGTCAAGCCGATGTGCCTGCTGACGATCAAGCCGGCCATGTATGTCGGCAACGTGCTCGAAGACGGTTTCGAAAACAACCCCTACCTCGATCGCCTGCGGGAGTTCGCGGCCAAGGAAGGTGCGCCGGTGGTGGCGGTGTGCGCGAAGATCGAGGCCGAACTGGCCGACCTCGACGACGAGGACAAGAAGGCGTTCCTGGCCGACCTCGGCCTCGAAGAGCCGGGTCTGAATCGCCTCATCCGCGCCGGCTACGACCTGCTGGGCCTGCAGACCTACTTCACCGCCGGTGTGAAGGAAGTGCGAGCCTGGACCATCCATAAGGGCGACACCGCGCCGCAGGCGGCCGGCGTCATTCACACCGACTTCGAGCGCGGCTTCATCCGCGCCCAGACCATCGCCTTCGACGACTTCATCGCCTTCAAGGGCGAACAGGGCGCGAAGGAAGCCGGCAAGATGCGCGCCG encodes:
- the lolB gene encoding lipoprotein insertase outer membrane protein LolB — protein: MRALLCAGALALAGCAALPPPAVEDPQVLALRERARDAVNPAFSLSGRFVVKGPEQTASAALDWQHAKDRDELQINGPLGKVLAQLVRDAQGVRLIDERQRVTEAATLDELSRAVFGAELPLSRAAYWVTGRPGSADVRSRDAAGRVAVLTEQSWRVEFTEYDGDGPDALPRQIDASDGEHSFRLRIDAWYPLP
- the ychF gene encoding redox-regulated ATPase YchF; the protein is MSLKCGIVGLPNVGKSTLFNALTKAGIAAENYPFCTIEPNVGIVEVPDPRLAQLSEIVKPQKIQPAIVEFVDIAGLVAGASKGEGLGNQFLANIRETDAIVNVVRCFDDENVVHVNGRVDPIADIETIVTELALADLAAVERTIARDTKKARAGDKDAAKLVAVLEKLLPHLNEGKPARTLNLSDDDKAIVKPMCLLTIKPAMYVGNVLEDGFENNPYLDRLREFAAKEGAPVVAVCAKIEAELADLDDEDKKAFLADLGLEEPGLNRLIRAGYDLLGLQTYFTAGVKEVRAWTIHKGDTAPQAAGVIHTDFERGFIRAQTIAFDDFIAFKGEQGAKEAGKMRAEGKEYVVKDGDVLNFLFNV
- a CDS encoding YfhL family 4Fe-4S dicluster ferredoxin, giving the protein MSLIITDECINCDVCEPECPNGAISQGPEIYVIDPSKCTECVGHFDEPQCQQVCPVDCIPLDPNHKETREQLLEKYNHLTAKA
- a CDS encoding tetratricopeptide repeat protein — protein: MTTRPLLLAVLLPLVLGACAQTAKRPPVAAAPTEAPAESAPPRTPPLPEIELTRQITYQLLLGEVAAQRGELGLSASAYMDLAQSTRDPRIAKRAAEISAFSRQNDIALQATQLWLELDPESIQARQMLTGLLVNANRPQELEPQLASLLAQEGNQIGESLLRLNRVLGRLSDKAEVLAMVDRLTEPYLQYPEAWFARSQAAMQAREPKRALADATKAHDMRPEWEPGLLLKAQATAESDPHAATRLMGDYLKKYPQARDVRLQYARSLVAERNFPEARKQFENILGGAPNNPDVVFAVGVLAMQMQDYAGAQTYFKRLLTLRYQDMNLIKLYLGQLAEELKQPDEALDWYRQVGQGDHYLGAQGRYVLLLSRTGRLDEARAHLRDLAARPGGDKARSALMEFQLLRDANRVEEGYAVLEEALVAQPDNAELLYETAMIAERQNRIEVAEQRLRRVIEVKPDHAHAYNALGYSLADRNIRLDEAQALIAKGLELAPDDPFILDSMGWVLFRRGDLNGALTYLERAFAIRPDPEIAAHLGEVQWLLGRREDAEKLWRTVAAQHPDNAALESTIKRYIP
- the pth gene encoding aminoacyl-tRNA hydrolase; protein product: MSGNGSKAVPRLVVGLGNPGPDYSETRHNAGFWFCEGLARKLGVTLNREARFNGFTGSSRADGITILLPQTFMNRSGQSVGALARFFRIAPAEILVVHDELDIQPGELRLKFGGGLGGHNGLKDISAHLATHDYWRLRIGIGHPRQLAPGSEVADYVLHRPRIEEQRDIDAAIGRALDAWPMIAAGDWTRVSTLLNAKPGAGKAPKSA
- a CDS encoding dynamin family protein — encoded protein: MGMQEELSAYGAWRTRVEQTIVRLRGWLFESNLNDSHNDLCIEQLLQKLRDDRLVVAFVAEFSRGKSELINAIFFGDQGARVLPSSSGRTTMCPTELMYDGARPACIDLLPIDTRRGTTTVSDLKSQPGAWKRIDLDTTLTAAMQQALGRVSEQRRVAIGEAEALGFRIDLSGENGLQPDAQGMVEVPAWRHAIINLPHPLLRQGLVILDTPGLNAIGAEPELTLSLLPSAHAVLFVLGMDTGVTQSDLGVWKTHVTAAGGSRQGRIAVLNKMDSLWDGLRTETQIESEITRQIASCAATLDIPESRVFPVSAQKGLLARIQQDGALLARSRLPQLERALVEDLLPAKRDIVGAAVDKDARELIGRTREVLAGRRRSIDDQLAEFSDLRGKNRGVIQYMLKRVRAEKEEFERGLERFYATRNVFSSQTNVLFGHLGMDALRARTNHTREQMEAANFSLQLRDAMNAFFDDVRDSLTRSAASVDEIFRMMEAMYQRFSTEHDLRLGVPVPFSVHRYEKDITRLEKAFHQQFNTWLNMLTTEKRQLTQRFFETVAVQVRKHMEVVNRDVEHWLRAIMAPLENQVREHQKQLKRRLESVKRIHEATDTLEERIEELRQTGAAIDQQLEELARLESALDSALKAPVLRVISAAAA
- a CDS encoding 50S ribosomal protein L25/general stress protein Ctc, with the translated sequence MSIEMNVKKRDAQGTGASRRLRRADQVPAIIYGGDKPATPITLDHNEIFHALRKEAFHASVLTLNVEGTKETVLLRDTQMHAYKLQVLHVDFQRVDATHKLHTKVPFHFVNADAAPGVKLQGGIVSHVMNELDVQCLPSQLPEFIEVDLSGLSVGQSIHVSQIKLPAGVEALTHGADPVIVTLTLPRGAKADEAAAEGGEEK
- a CDS encoding ribose-phosphate pyrophosphokinase → MAYDSLMIFTGNANPKLAADVAKRLNMSLGRAQVGRFSDGEVNVEILENVRGKDVFVLQSTCAPTNDSLMELVILVDALKRASAGRITAAMPYFGYARQDRRPRSARVPITAKVVANMLQAVGVQRLLTVDLHADQIQGFFDIPVDNIYATPILLGDIWKQEYPNLMAVSPDVGGVVRARAFAKRLECDLAIIDKRRPKANVSEVMNIIGDVTGRTCVIMDDMVDTAGTLCKAAQALKEHGAARVLAYCTHAVLSGEAVNRIQNSDLDQLVVTDTIPLSPAAQACGRIRVVSIAELLAETLLRISNEESVSSLFME
- the mutM gene encoding bifunctional DNA-formamidopyrimidine glycosylase/DNA-(apurinic or apyrimidinic site) lyase, whose protein sequence is MPELPEVEVTRRGIAAPLTGHVATAVTLRNARLRWPVPADLPAMLPGQTLRDIDRRAKYLLLRFDRGTLILHLGMSGSLRVLDRDVPAATHDHVDIVFGDRVLRLRDPRRFGAVLWHEGADATHPLLAGLGPEPLGDDFSAAGLHAALTRRQCAIKLAIMDSAVVVGVGNIYASESLFRARLRPGMAARRLTRPQCARLYDEIRATLRDALDAGGSTLRDFMHADGEPGYFQQSYFVYGRDGQPCRVCGTAVRNRRMGGRSTFFCPTCQR
- the ispE gene encoding 4-(cytidine 5'-diphospho)-2-C-methyl-D-erythritol kinase yields the protein MTARIDWQVWLDAPAKINLFLHVTGRRPDGYHLLQTAFRFVDFGDRLRFSPRDDGEVRRVNPLPGVPEADDLCVRAARLLQAETGCRRGADIELDKRLPMGGGLGGGSSDAATVLIALNRLWELDLPRTQLQALGLRLGADVPVFVFGRAAFAEGVGEVLQPLELLPAAYLVVAPGVSVPTPRIFADPELTRNTEACTIADFAAAADSAALFGRNDLEPVAARLYPEVRQAIDMLAALAGRGAVRMSGSGACVFVQCADLQAAQDLMKASSASWPAGWQGFVAQGLDEHPLYRMSAQV